GTATCGCAGGCTTCAGACGGCATGAACGAAGGCAGATTTGCATCAGCGGCAGGGCAGTTGCTGGCCGGCAGCGTAACGTTGCCGCTCGACGTCATCTCAGGCGGTTTGGCTGGGTGCTGGTGCCAGTAGACCAGGGCACCTACAAACAGCACCAGAAGTATCGATGGGATAAATCTTGATGGCGACATCGCGGACTCCTTGCTTACAATACTGATTTTGCCGGTCAGCATGTCGAGCGGCAGTATTTTCAGGCAGAGTGGGGGACCTTACACGTCTATTTGTCCGGGTGCGGCCGGGCTGTCTTCGCCCAGGGGGCCGAGGTTTCGAACGATCATGTTCTGCGGCGTGGATAGCGGCAATTGCGCTTTTGCCAGGCGTGACAGCATGTCGAATAGCAGATCGCTTTTTACGGTGGCGGCATCGCGCGGGCTGCGCACATAGGCCACGCCGCTGAAGGTCATGGCGCTGCTGGTGACGTCATCCAGCAGCACAAATGGAGCAGGCGTTTCGAGGGTCGCATCGTTGGCAGTCAGCGCGCTCATCATGATCTCGTGCATCTTGGCTGCATCCGTGCCCAATGGCATCGGTAGGCTGATCTTCACGCGGCCCAGCGCATTGCCATGCGTAACGTTGCGCAGGTTCTGGGTAATGAACTGTGAGTTCGGCACAATCATGGTAGAACGGTCCCACAATTGGATTTCGGTAGCGCGCACGTTGATGCGTTTCACGTCACCTTCCACGCCAGCCATACTGACCCAGTCACCCACCTTCACCGGCTGCTCTGCCAGCAGGATCAGGCCGGAAATAAAGTTCGACACGATAGCCTGCAGACCAAAACCGATGCCCACCGACAACGCGCTAGCGATCCAGGTAAGGCTTTGCAGGCTGACGTCGGCGGTTTTCAGCGCCAATGCAAACACGATCACCACTGCTACATAATTTAGCAAGGTGACGATCGACATCTGCATACCAAGGTCGAATCGGGTCTTAGGCAGCAGTTGCTCCAACAGCCAGCGCTTGATGATGCGCACCACCAACATGCCGGCGACGAATACCACCAGCGCATTGAAGATGGCACCAGGCTTGATGGTGAGTTCGCCTACCTTCAGCCCGACAAACACGTTGCCAATATGCGAGAACAGATCGTTCGGACCACCGCCGAATGGCATCAGCAGGGTACCGACGGCCACCAGCAACAGCAGCACCCGGCACAGGGCAGAAAGAACGGTCGAAGATTGTTCCAGCGCACTCGGCGAAATATTGAATGTCGCTTGCAGGCGATGACCGCTGTGCCCCTTCGGGCTGAGCAGAGTTTGGAACAGATCGTGTTGCAAATGCGTGAGCATGTAGAGCGATGCCACGATCATGCCAATCCACAGCATCTGCCACGAGATAAAGAACGCAAACGCGATGTAGCCGGTGAACACCGCTAACCACGCCACCACCACCGCCACCGCAGCCACGCCTGCCAGTGCACCAACCCAAAGCGCATGCTTCACCGGCTTTTTTTCGTGACTGTTGTTGCGCCTGATGCGTTTTACCCGTAGAAATGCAGCGCCAATCAGGCCGCTAATAAACAGGGCTAGCGCAGCGCGCGTGCATATCGCGGCGGGCAGGCTGCTGCCAGCGATGCCGAAGAGATGCTCCAGCGTGATGAGCAGCAGAAAGGCGCCGCCCAGCAACCACGGAAACCAGCGCAGCGCGTGAGCCGTGGCGTCCATCAAGGTGGGTAGCCGCCAGGATGGATGGCGGTAGGAAAGCAGTGCGCGTCCCAGCCCGGCGACAAAGGCGGCGAAGAACGCTGCGCGGATGATCGACTGCGCCAGCGTATCCAGATCTTCGTCCAGTGTATCGTTCCAGTTCGTGCCTTGGTAAAGCAGCCACGTTGCCAGTCCGATCGATAGGGTGACGGAGAGTGTGAAGATCACCGCCAGCGCGCTGCGCCGAAAATGTCCTTCGGGCATATAGCGCTGCGCCAGTGCAAAAGCCAGGCGTTCGACAAGCTGGCGTCCCGGCACGATCAGCAGCATCGCGCCCAGCAGGCACAGGATGAACGGCGTGCGGTTGTCCGGTTGCCATGCGCTGGCGATGCCATCGGCGGCCAGACCCTTGATGCGTTGCAAACGCACGTTGTCGTCGGGAAAAGAATGGGCGAGATCCGACCAGAAACGCATGCTCAGCGGCGAGCCGGCGCGCGTGGCGAGCTGCATCTGGAACTGCTCATTGCGCGTTTCGGCAATTTCTGTCGTCAGCTTGGCCGCATCCTGGCTCAGCAGTTGCGCCTGTTTGATCTCGTTATCCAGCTTGCTCTTGTCGCGATCCAGTTGGCGGCGCTGCTGGCTGACAGCCGCGGTTTCCGGCGGAGCGCCGGCGGCTGGCGGTGGCCCGAGCACGGTCAACCGTGACTGCACGTTATCCAATTCGGGTGTCAACGTGTTCACCCATTGACTAGCTTGTTGTTGCACCGTGCCGGCTTGTGCGCTCAGGTCACCCAAGGCTTGCCCGCTCGCTGACTTGCCGCTCAGCGTGGCCTTGATGCCATCGAGCTGCTTGTTGAGGCCGGTCAAAGCCTGGGCAGGGTCTTGGGTGGAACTCGCACTAGCTGGCGCAGCGCTGCTTGAAGAGGGATTCTGTGCATCTGCTGAGGGCACGGTGATGGCCGCCGGGCCCAGCACAAGCGAAAGGAGAAACAACGGACGGAGAAAGGTGCGCATACCGGACATCATCCGAATGACACGTCGGACGGTCAATGATTCCCACTGATATGTGGCGTTCAAGTGTGGGCAACGTTCAGTCTGGTTTCCGCTGCACAGCGGTAAGTGATAGATCGTCGATGCGGGCGGCCCGGTATGGACCTTAGTATAGTGTGCGGGCTCGATTCCCCATTTCCGATGGCCCACAGGCGGGCAAGACGCCATGATCTTCCGTTGGTTCGAATCCCTGGTCGACGCTTTCAAGGGGCCGGTCGACAGCATGCCGCCCAAATCCGTGGGGCGGTTCTATGTGTTCTACCTGCGCCAGGTCTGGCTGGTTTTTGCCGCTGCCCTCGCGGTGGGTTTTGGCGTGGCGCTGGTCGAGGTATCGCTATTCGGCTTTATCGGCCGCATTGTCGACTTAGCCAAGGGCGAACCCGGCAAAGTCTTCTTCCAGGCACACGGCCACGAATTGCTGTGGATGGGTTTCGTGGTGCTGGTGCTGCGCCCGCTCTTCATCGGCACGCACGACCTGCTGGTGAACCAGTCGGTGGTACCCAACCTCACCAATCGCATCCGCTGGCAGAACCATCGCTACGTCATCCGCCAGAGCTTGGGCTTCTTCCAGAACGACTACGCTGGCCGCATTGCCAACCGTATCATGCAAACCGGCGCATCGCTGCGCGAATCGGCCGTGCAGATTGTTGATGCCATCTGGTACGTGGCGATCTACACCGGCAGCGCCATCGTGATGTTTGCGCAGGCCGACGTGTGGCTGGCGGCGCCGCTGGTAGCGTGGCTATTCGCTTACGTCGGCACTCTGTGCTATTTCATACCGCGCACGCGTGAGCGTTCTTGGCATGCATCCGAAGCGCGCTCGAAATTGATGGGCCGCATCGTGGATGGCTACAGCAATATGCTGACGCTCAAGCTGTTCGCGCACACTCAGCGCGAAGAAGCCTACGTGGCCGAGGCGATGGAAGAGCAGACGCAAAAACTGCGCGACATGACCCGCCTCACCACTGGGATGGACGCCGTCATCACCACGCTCAATGGCTTCCTGATCGTCGGCACGTCCGCATTGGCCGTGTGGCTGTGGAGCGAGGGCAGGGTGACCTTGGGCGCGATTGCGCTTTGTACCGGCCTGGTGATCCGTATCAACAACATGTCCGGCTGGATCATGTGGGTGGTCAATGGCATCTTCGAAAATGTCGGCACCGTGCAGGATGGCATTACCACCATCTCCCAGCCACGCACCGTGCAGGATCGCGAAGGCGCGATGCCACTGGAAGTGGTTGCCGGCGAAGTGCGCTTCGAAGACATCCATTTTCATTACGGTAAGCAGGGCGGCGTGATTGCCGGCTTGGACATGCTGGTGCGACCCGGCGAAAAAATCGGCCTGGTCGGCCCTTCCGGCGCGGGCAAATCCACGCTGGTGAACGTG
The sequence above is a segment of the Dyella sp. M7H15-1 genome. Coding sequences within it:
- a CDS encoding ABC transporter ATP-binding protein, which gives rise to MFRWFESLVDAFKGPVDSMPPKSVGRFYVFYLRQVWLVFAAALAVGFGVALVEVSLFGFIGRIVDLAKGEPGKVFFQAHGHELLWMGFVVLVLRPLFIGTHDLLVNQSVVPNLTNRIRWQNHRYVIRQSLGFFQNDYAGRIANRIMQTGASLRESAVQIVDAIWYVAIYTGSAIVMFAQADVWLAAPLVAWLFAYVGTLCYFIPRTRERSWHASEARSKLMGRIVDGYSNMLTLKLFAHTQREEAYVAEAMEEQTQKLRDMTRLTTGMDAVITTLNGFLIVGTSALAVWLWSEGRVTLGAIALCTGLVIRINNMSGWIMWVVNGIFENVGTVQDGITTISQPRTVQDREGAMPLEVVAGEVRFEDIHFHYGKQGGVIAGLDMLVRPGEKIGLVGPSGAGKSTLVNVMLRLYDLEGGHIRIDGIDISQVTQESLRSQIGVVTQDTSLLHRSVRDNLLYGRPDASELQLLEAMRKAHADEFIPNLIDGEGRRGLDAHVGERGVKLSGGQRQRIAIARVLLKDAPILVLDEATSALDSEVEAAIQESLELLMEGKTVVAIAHRLSTIARMDRLVVMDKGQVVETGTHAKLITHGGLYARLWQRQTGGFVAADDALV
- a CDS encoding DUF3772 domain-containing protein codes for the protein MRTFLRPLFLLSLVLGPAAITVPSADAQNPSSSSAAPASASSTQDPAQALTGLNKQLDGIKATLSGKSASGQALGDLSAQAGTVQQQASQWVNTLTPELDNVQSRLTVLGPPPAAGAPPETAAVSQQRRQLDRDKSKLDNEIKQAQLLSQDAAKLTTEIAETRNEQFQMQLATRAGSPLSMRFWSDLAHSFPDDNVRLQRIKGLAADGIASAWQPDNRTPFILCLLGAMLLIVPGRQLVERLAFALAQRYMPEGHFRRSALAVIFTLSVTLSIGLATWLLYQGTNWNDTLDEDLDTLAQSIIRAAFFAAFVAGLGRALLSYRHPSWRLPTLMDATAHALRWFPWLLGGAFLLLITLEHLFGIAGSSLPAAICTRAALALFISGLIGAAFLRVKRIRRNNSHEKKPVKHALWVGALAGVAAVAVVVAWLAVFTGYIAFAFFISWQMLWIGMIVASLYMLTHLQHDLFQTLLSPKGHSGHRLQATFNISPSALEQSSTVLSALCRVLLLLVAVGTLLMPFGGGPNDLFSHIGNVFVGLKVGELTIKPGAIFNALVVFVAGMLVVRIIKRWLLEQLLPKTRFDLGMQMSIVTLLNYVAVVIVFALALKTADVSLQSLTWIASALSVGIGFGLQAIVSNFISGLILLAEQPVKVGDWVSMAGVEGDVKRINVRATEIQLWDRSTMIVPNSQFITQNLRNVTHGNALGRVKISLPMPLGTDAAKMHEIMMSALTANDATLETPAPFVLLDDVTSSAMTFSGVAYVRSPRDAATVKSDLLFDMLSRLAKAQLPLSTPQNMIVRNLGPLGEDSPAAPGQIDV